A region of Polynucleobacter sp. JS-Mosq-20-D10 DNA encodes the following proteins:
- a CDS encoding amino acid ABC transporter permease — MSLDLGVFCKNTLDGEVVDHCFSALFGLAQNSDPSYLDWLMKAWGWTLAVAALSLTLALILGAVMGTLRTLPTNSSLNRWLIRISTAWVELFRNIPILVQVFLWYHVIPSFVLPLKSLPSYWLVSIALGFFTSARIAEQVRAGIQALPSGQRAAATALGLTTIQSYRYVILPMALRIVMPPLTSESMNLIKNSSVAFAVSVPELTLFAMQAQEETSRGVEIYLAVTLLYALSAFAVNRVMTLIEKRSRIPGFIVSNDASLAH, encoded by the coding sequence ATGTCTTTAGATTTAGGTGTTTTTTGTAAGAACACCTTAGACGGGGAAGTGGTAGATCACTGCTTCTCCGCACTTTTTGGTTTGGCCCAAAACAGCGATCCAAGCTACTTGGATTGGCTGATGAAGGCTTGGGGCTGGACTTTGGCTGTAGCAGCCCTGAGTTTGACGCTTGCTTTAATTTTGGGGGCGGTGATGGGTACTCTACGTACTCTGCCAACTAACAGCTCTCTGAATAGATGGCTGATTCGTATTTCTACTGCTTGGGTTGAGCTATTCAGAAATATCCCCATCTTGGTTCAAGTATTTCTTTGGTATCACGTTATCCCATCTTTTGTATTGCCCTTAAAGTCTCTGCCATCCTATTGGTTGGTGAGTATCGCTCTTGGTTTCTTTACATCTGCTCGTATAGCTGAGCAGGTCAGGGCAGGTATTCAGGCGTTGCCAAGCGGACAAAGGGCTGCTGCAACTGCATTAGGTTTAACAACCATACAAAGTTATCGTTATGTTATCTTGCCGATGGCATTGCGGATTGTGATGCCACCACTGACTTCGGAGAGCATGAATCTTATTAAAAACTCTTCAGTGGCTTTTGCAGTTTCTGTACCAGAACTGACCTTATTTGCAATGCAGGCCCAAGAAGAAACATCTAGGGGTGTTGAAATCTACTTAGCAGTAACCTTGCTATACGCGCTCTCAGCATTTGCAGTCAATCGAGTAATGACCTTAATTGAAAAGCGTAGTCGCATTCCTGGTTTTATTGTTTCTAATGATGCAAGCTTGGCTCACTAG
- a CDS encoding amino acid ABC transporter permease, translating into MLSLDLSFYNWELFTNYILKGLVFSIQLTVFATVGGILFGTFLALMRLSGRSVLVYPATLYVNTMRSIPLVMVILWFFLLIPMLIGRPIGADLSATITFIAFEAAFFSEIVRAGIQSVPKGQSYAGEALGMTYGQKMRLVVLPQAFRNMIPVFMTQTIVLFQDTSLVYAIGAYDLLKGFEIAGKNYGRPIETYILAAATYFVICFSLSKVVRKIQARVAIIR; encoded by the coding sequence ATGCTGAGCTTAGATCTAAGTTTTTATAACTGGGAATTATTTACCAACTATATTCTGAAGGGCTTGGTATTTAGTATTCAGTTAACGGTTTTTGCAACAGTTGGCGGCATCCTCTTTGGGACATTTTTGGCCTTAATGCGTTTGTCTGGACGGTCAGTATTGGTTTATCCCGCTACCCTCTATGTCAATACGATGCGGTCTATTCCCTTAGTCATGGTGATTCTCTGGTTTTTCTTGCTCATCCCTATGTTGATTGGCAGACCCATTGGTGCAGATCTCTCGGCCACGATTACTTTCATCGCATTTGAGGCGGCATTTTTCTCGGAGATTGTGCGCGCTGGTATTCAATCAGTGCCGAAGGGGCAGAGTTATGCAGGGGAGGCTTTAGGTATGACTTATGGCCAAAAGATGCGGCTTGTAGTTTTGCCCCAAGCTTTTAGAAACATGATCCCTGTTTTTATGACTCAGACTATTGTCTTGTTTCAAGACACTTCATTGGTCTATGCCATTGGCGCATATGACTTACTGAAGGGGTTTGAGATTGCTGGTAAAAATTACGGCCGCCCAATTGAAACCTATATTTTGGCCGCAGCAACTTATTTTGTAATTTGTTTCTCGCTTTCTAAGGTAGTACGCAAGATACAAGCTAGAGTCGCTATTATTCGCTAA
- a CDS encoding amino acid ABC transporter ATP-binding protein, whose translation MIELQNVSKWYGSFQVLTDCSTSIKKGEVVVICGPSGSGKSTLIKTINALEPFQAGEITVDGVALHDPKTNLPKLRSRVGMVFQHFELFPHLSVTENLTLAQMKVLGRSVEEAKTHGLKYLERVGLMAQKDKFPGQLSGGQQQRVAIARALSMDPIVMLFDEPTSALDPEMVGEVLDVMVKLAHEGMTMCCVTHEMGFARKVSHRVIFMDQGKIIEDCSKEEFFGNPEARSPRAKDFLSKILDY comes from the coding sequence ATGATTGAACTTCAAAACGTATCCAAATGGTATGGCTCATTTCAGGTGCTAACCGATTGCTCTACATCGATTAAAAAAGGTGAGGTAGTTGTGATTTGCGGGCCCTCTGGCTCTGGCAAATCCACCTTGATTAAAACCATCAACGCTCTCGAGCCTTTTCAGGCGGGTGAAATTACAGTTGATGGAGTTGCGCTACATGACCCAAAAACCAATTTACCAAAACTACGCTCACGTGTGGGCATGGTGTTTCAACACTTTGAGCTTTTCCCGCACCTCAGCGTTACCGAAAATCTGACGCTTGCCCAAATGAAGGTCTTAGGTAGATCGGTAGAAGAGGCCAAGACCCATGGCCTCAAGTATTTAGAGCGTGTTGGGCTAATGGCTCAAAAGGATAAGTTTCCTGGGCAGTTATCTGGTGGCCAGCAGCAACGAGTCGCAATTGCGCGTGCCTTAAGCATGGATCCGATTGTGATGTTATTTGATGAGCCAACTTCAGCCTTAGACCCCGAGATGGTGGGTGAGGTGCTAGATGTCATGGTGAAACTTGCTCATGAGGGGATGACCATGTGTTGCGTTACCCATGAAATGGGCTTTGCCCGCAAGGTAAGTCACCGCGTGATCTTTATGGATCAGGGCAAAATTATTGAAGACTGCAGCAAGGAGGAGTTCTTTGGCAATCCCGAAGCGAGATCGCCGAGAGCCAAAGATTTCCTCTCAAAAATCTTAGATTACTGA
- a CDS encoding carboxymuconolactone decarboxylase family protein, with protein sequence MNKEAFEKGLKTRREVLGAEYVDKSIQNADSFNMPMQELVTEYCWNEIWNRPGLDRRTRSIINLSMITALNRPHELKLHVRGAINNGLSKEDIQEIFLQAAIYCGVPAAIDSFRCAKEVFTEMGI encoded by the coding sequence ATGAACAAAGAAGCATTTGAAAAGGGACTCAAAACTCGCCGCGAGGTTCTGGGAGCGGAGTATGTAGACAAATCCATCCAGAATGCCGATTCGTTCAATATGCCCATGCAAGAATTAGTTACTGAATATTGCTGGAATGAAATCTGGAATCGTCCTGGCCTTGACCGCAGGACCCGAAGCATCATTAATCTATCTATGATTACCGCTTTAAATCGCCCCCATGAGCTTAAGCTTCATGTGCGCGGTGCCATTAATAACGGGTTAAGCAAAGAGGATATTCAGGAAATCTTTTTGCAGGCTGCAATTTACTGCGGAGTACCAGCAGCAATCGATAGCTTCAGATGCGCTAAGGAAGTTTTTACTGAGATGGGAATTTAG
- a CDS encoding DUF3313 domain-containing protein has translation MNKLGALVAAISVAALAACSNTPKLASQPMPKSGFLPNYSVLMPMATSEADTRIWRYRKADVNPGAYTAVILDPIYLNQNATKEISPEVINQAQIALQDSMVNAVNSRGNIKIVNQPGPGVARISVGITGAESSADSLQPWNFTPIGLAMNAAAYAGGVNSKTPAMLVESKITDSQTKEVIGEGLVTIQGESFRTGGGSVESFVAMAKKVVKVAMETSADPRATATK, from the coding sequence ATGAACAAATTAGGCGCTTTAGTTGCCGCAATCTCCGTAGCTGCATTAGCTGCCTGTAGCAACACGCCTAAATTGGCAAGCCAGCCAATGCCCAAGTCTGGTTTTCTACCAAATTACTCGGTGCTAATGCCGATGGCGACATCTGAGGCCGATACTCGTATATGGAGATACCGTAAAGCCGATGTTAATCCAGGCGCCTACACCGCAGTGATCTTAGATCCAATCTACTTGAACCAAAATGCTACTAAGGAAATTTCTCCAGAGGTGATTAATCAAGCGCAGATTGCATTGCAAGATTCGATGGTGAATGCTGTAAACAGTCGTGGCAATATTAAAATCGTAAATCAACCCGGTCCAGGGGTTGCTCGAATCTCCGTTGGTATTACTGGTGCGGAGAGCTCAGCAGATAGCCTGCAGCCATGGAATTTCACGCCGATTGGCTTGGCAATGAATGCGGCTGCTTATGCTGGTGGTGTGAACTCTAAAACACCGGCAATGTTGGTAGAGAGCAAGATTACCGATAGCCAAACTAAAGAAGTCATTGGCGAGGGCTTAGTCACTATTCAGGGTGAATCTTTTCGGACTGGCGGCGGTTCAGTTGAATCATTTGTAGCCATGGCTAAGAAGGTGGTCAAGGTAGCAATGGAGACTTCTGCAGACCCAAGAGCAACTGCCACAAAATAA
- a CDS encoding serine/threonine protein kinase — MSQKKLVKQLLKKLDKLEADREKLIDKLAKALDKLEKKAPAKKVVSKKAAAKKVPAKKTPAKKVVAKKAPAKKVVAKKAPAKKVVAKKVIPATPTAS, encoded by the coding sequence ATGAGTCAGAAAAAATTAGTGAAGCAATTATTGAAAAAGCTAGATAAGCTCGAGGCAGATAGAGAAAAGCTCATCGACAAGCTTGCAAAAGCCTTGGACAAGCTCGAGAAAAAAGCTCCAGCTAAAAAGGTAGTCTCCAAAAAAGCAGCGGCCAAAAAAGTCCCTGCAAAAAAGACTCCAGCTAAAAAGGTCGTAGCTAAGAAAGCGCCAGCAAAGAAAGTAGTAGCGAAAAAGGCTCCTGCCAAGAAAGTAGTTGCGAAAAAAGTGATTCCAGCAACGCCAACTGCTTCATAG
- a CDS encoding sulfurtransferase: MRPPLKYILSVSLLLLSSLVSAQKNDAIIQTGQVQEAMARGAILWDVRDEKSYLEGHIPGAINIGDAGNILRDANKEDYIATAKIQSIFNAAGLDVNKDIVVYGSRGNPYAYFGLYTIHYFGGKQAQIYHDGVDAWKSAGLPLQKERPSLPAVSVTLVPQPQLLVTNEEMLRLAQTKSVQIIDARTPDEFSGKDVRAIRGGHIPNAINIPYEENWQDPATSIKLGKKQVSDNSGMALKSQADLKKLYSNLDPNQETVVYCQSGVRAAETATVLKNLGFKKVKVYDSSWLGWGNNLKAQVSDESFLNVGALNAKISAMQNKINQLEEALKARGSN; encoded by the coding sequence ATGCGCCCACCCCTGAAATACATCCTCTCCGTCAGCTTGCTGCTCCTGAGCTCTTTGGTTTCCGCGCAAAAAAATGATGCCATTATTCAGACGGGGCAAGTGCAGGAGGCCATGGCACGAGGCGCAATTCTTTGGGATGTGCGCGATGAAAAAAGTTACTTAGAGGGGCATATCCCTGGCGCAATCAATATCGGTGATGCAGGCAACATTCTGAGGGATGCAAATAAAGAGGATTACATCGCCACCGCAAAAATTCAGTCTATTTTTAATGCTGCCGGACTCGATGTGAATAAAGACATTGTGGTGTACGGCTCGCGCGGAAATCCCTACGCTTACTTTGGCCTCTATACGATTCATTATTTTGGCGGTAAGCAGGCTCAAATCTATCACGACGGGGTTGATGCTTGGAAATCGGCTGGATTACCGCTTCAAAAGGAGCGCCCCAGTCTGCCGGCTGTTTCCGTAACACTGGTGCCTCAGCCTCAGTTGCTGGTGACAAATGAGGAGATGCTGAGGTTGGCTCAAACAAAATCGGTCCAAATTATTGACGCGCGAACTCCTGATGAGTTTTCTGGCAAAGATGTTCGTGCAATTCGAGGTGGCCACATTCCCAATGCAATCAATATTCCCTACGAGGAAAATTGGCAGGATCCTGCAACGTCCATTAAGCTTGGCAAGAAGCAGGTATCTGATAATTCGGGAATGGCTCTAAAAAGCCAGGCAGATTTGAAAAAGTTGTATTCGAACCTGGACCCCAATCAAGAGACAGTGGTCTATTGTCAAAGCGGTGTGCGTGCTGCTGAAACAGCCACAGTCCTCAAAAATCTTGGTTTTAAAAAGGTGAAGGTTTATGACTCATCGTGGCTGGGTTGGGGAAATAACCTCAAAGCTCAAGTCTCTGACGAAAGTTTTTTAAATGTAGGCGCCCTGAATGCAAAAATATCTGCAATGCAAAACAAGATTAATCAGTTGGAAGAGGCTTTAAAGGCCAGAGGTAGCAATTAA
- a CDS encoding DUF2069 domain-containing protein, which produces MLKSWLSKNPYQLIATAAFVDLFILCIAWEWFISPLRPGGSWLILKAIPLLFAIPGLWRGNVYTMQWASMLILLYITEGLVRILETGVNFWMAALETTIGTVGFVCLLMFLKPIKARAKAAKKERVATEKQL; this is translated from the coding sequence ATGCTCAAAAGCTGGCTCTCCAAAAACCCCTACCAACTGATCGCTACAGCAGCTTTTGTTGACCTGTTTATTCTGTGTATTGCTTGGGAATGGTTTATCTCACCACTCAGGCCGGGAGGCTCTTGGCTCATTCTCAAGGCCATCCCCTTGTTATTTGCCATTCCAGGCCTGTGGAGAGGTAATGTCTACACCATGCAATGGGCCTCCATGCTGATCCTGCTCTACATCACCGAGGGCTTAGTCCGTATTTTGGAAACTGGAGTCAATTTTTGGATGGCTGCTCTAGAAACCACCATAGGAACAGTCGGGTTTGTATGTCTGCTGATGTTCCTCAAACCCATCAAAGCGCGGGCTAAGGCAGCAAAAAAAGAGCGAGTTGCAACGGAAAAGCAGCTTTAA
- the wrbA gene encoding NAD(P)H:quinone oxidoreductase has protein sequence MSQSDILVLYYSRYGATRDLARLIAEGIESVPGVNARLRTVPAISTVCEATEAAVPADGAPYVEYADLKECIGLALGSPTRFGNMAAPMKYFWDGSSSEWLNGALVGKPACVFTSTGSLHGGQESTLLTMMIPLLHHGMMLMGIPYSEPDLMSTSSGGSPYGVTHLAHADGRAPISAEEQRLAIAQGKRLALAALKLI, from the coding sequence ATGAGCCAATCTGACATTTTAGTGTTGTACTACTCACGCTATGGAGCAACCCGAGACTTAGCTCGACTGATTGCCGAGGGTATTGAAAGTGTCCCGGGCGTTAACGCCAGACTACGCACCGTGCCAGCGATCTCCACAGTATGTGAGGCTACGGAAGCCGCTGTCCCGGCTGATGGCGCTCCCTATGTTGAATATGCCGACCTAAAAGAATGTATTGGTCTAGCCCTAGGTTCTCCTACGCGCTTTGGCAATATGGCCGCTCCCATGAAATACTTTTGGGATGGCAGCTCCTCAGAATGGCTCAATGGGGCTCTCGTTGGTAAACCAGCCTGCGTCTTTACTAGTACGGGTAGCCTGCATGGGGGTCAAGAAAGCACCCTTCTCACCATGATGATTCCCTTGCTTCACCACGGCATGATGCTCATGGGCATACCGTATAGCGAGCCAGACCTGATGAGCACCTCAAGCGGTGGCAGTCCTTATGGCGTTACCCACCTTGCACACGCTGATGGTCGAGCGCCGATTAGCGCTGAAGAACAGCGCCTGGCTATTGCACAAGGTAAACGCTTGGCACTTGCAGCACTCAAACTCATTTAA
- a CDS encoding YihY family inner membrane protein produces the protein MRLIQNPQLWLSLGKEIWDRNRGQNLKQVAASLAFTTTLALIPMLTVASILIGYLPSVVRIKYAFQTWLLDTYMPGGLNQQVFNYLDQFSAQAKGLTLIGLVVLVITTLMTLAVIESAFNQIFRVSESRPILKKVAIYSSATILGPILLGIGTYLSGLLFSAAEGWTETLSFGLGFVATVVPVLLAISVFSVAYKILPYTQIEWRDALSGAFFAALTFELMKFGFGLFLTNVAFYKTVYGAFAIFPLVLIWIYLTWWITLAGAVLVANLPSIRNGLLRVIRY, from the coding sequence ATGCGCCTCATACAGAATCCTCAATTATGGCTCTCTCTTGGGAAAGAGATCTGGGATCGTAACCGGGGTCAAAATCTGAAGCAAGTAGCGGCTAGCTTGGCCTTTACCACCACGCTTGCTTTGATTCCAATGCTAACTGTGGCTTCCATTTTGATCGGCTATCTCCCCAGTGTAGTTCGAATTAAGTATGCCTTTCAGACCTGGTTACTGGACACCTATATGCCGGGTGGTTTAAATCAGCAGGTCTTTAATTACTTGGATCAATTTTCAGCTCAGGCCAAAGGCCTCACCTTGATTGGTTTGGTCGTCCTGGTGATTACCACGCTCATGACATTGGCAGTTATTGAGAGTGCCTTTAATCAGATCTTTCGTGTCTCTGAAAGTCGACCTATTTTGAAGAAGGTTGCGATCTATTCATCCGCAACCATATTGGGGCCCATCCTATTGGGTATTGGCACCTATTTGAGTGGTCTTCTATTTAGTGCGGCAGAGGGTTGGACGGAAACCCTGAGTTTTGGTTTGGGGTTTGTGGCAACGGTGGTGCCAGTACTTCTGGCCATATCCGTATTTTCTGTCGCTTACAAAATCCTCCCTTATACCCAAATTGAGTGGCGCGATGCTTTAAGTGGCGCTTTCTTTGCAGCTCTGACTTTTGAGTTGATGAAGTTTGGCTTTGGTCTATTTCTAACCAATGTCGCCTTTTACAAGACGGTCTATGGCGCTTTTGCGATCTTCCCATTGGTGCTGATTTGGATTTACCTTACCTGGTGGATTACCTTGGCTGGGGCGGTCCTAGTTGCCAATCTCCCCAGCATTCGGAATGGGTTGCTTAGGGTTATTCGTTACTGA
- a CDS encoding CBS domain-containing protein → MKVCDILRVKGSTLFTVAPDTALQTAVLVMSEHDIGSLVVMEYDKLVGILTFREVIAALAKHHGKLDDLKVQGVMNAKPLTCNMETEIDEVRRMMLVDHARYLPVIDQKMLMGVISFYDVAKSVVEAQDFENTMLKAYIRDWPEEAEKATP, encoded by the coding sequence ATGAAAGTTTGCGACATACTGCGCGTTAAGGGCAGCACACTATTTACAGTGGCTCCGGATACTGCTTTGCAAACGGCCGTCTTGGTCATGAGTGAACATGACATCGGCTCATTGGTGGTGATGGAGTACGACAAGCTCGTGGGTATCCTGACATTCCGTGAAGTGATTGCAGCTTTGGCAAAACACCATGGCAAATTAGATGACCTCAAAGTTCAAGGCGTCATGAATGCCAAGCCTTTGACGTGCAACATGGAGACTGAGATTGATGAGGTTCGCCGCATGATGCTAGTTGACCATGCCCGCTACTTGCCGGTGATTGATCAAAAGATGTTGATGGGCGTTATTTCTTTCTACGACGTGGCTAAATCCGTTGTTGAGGCCCAGGACTTCGAAAACACCATGCTCAAGGCTTACATCCGAGACTGGCCAGAAGAGGCCGAAAAAGCTACTCCATAG
- the aroC gene encoding chorismate synthase, producing the protein MSGNTLGLLFTVTTFGESHGPAIGAIVDGCPPGMSLCEADLQIDLDRRKPGTSRHVTQRQEADRVEILSGVYEGKTTGAPIGLLIRNTDQRSQDYGNILQTFRPGHADYAYHYKYGLRDPRGGGRSSARLTAPVVAAAAIAKKWLKEQYGTEFYGYMSQLGEIEIPFKDTALIESNPFFAANADIVPQLEAYMDALRKAGDSCGAKIEVRARNVPIGLGEPLFDKLDADIAHAMMGINAVKGVEIGSGFRSVAQRGSEHGDELHPDGFASNNAGGTLGGISTGQDLRVSIAIKPTSSILSPKESVDLDGKPITVQTKGRHDPCVGIRATPIAEAMLALVLIDHALRHRAQCGDVKHAVPSIPAARPGSATD; encoded by the coding sequence ATGTCAGGAAATACATTAGGCCTTCTCTTTACTGTCACCACTTTTGGTGAATCCCACGGTCCCGCCATTGGCGCTATTGTTGATGGATGCCCTCCAGGCATGTCTCTGTGTGAGGCGGACTTGCAGATTGATTTGGATCGTCGCAAGCCAGGAACCTCACGCCATGTTACCCAACGCCAAGAGGCTGATAGAGTAGAAATTCTGTCTGGTGTGTATGAAGGCAAAACCACGGGTGCGCCCATTGGCTTGTTAATTCGGAATACCGATCAACGCAGTCAAGATTACGGCAACATCCTCCAAACATTTAGACCTGGTCATGCGGATTACGCTTATCACTATAAATACGGTTTGCGTGATCCTCGTGGGGGTGGGCGCTCTTCAGCAAGACTGACCGCACCTGTAGTAGCCGCAGCAGCGATTGCCAAGAAGTGGCTCAAAGAACAATATGGCACGGAGTTTTATGGCTATATGAGCCAGCTCGGTGAAATCGAAATCCCATTTAAAGATACAGCGCTAATTGAGAGCAATCCTTTCTTTGCCGCTAATGCCGATATCGTTCCTCAGTTAGAGGCTTATATGGATGCGCTGCGCAAAGCAGGGGACTCTTGCGGGGCGAAGATTGAAGTGCGGGCGCGCAATGTGCCCATCGGATTGGGTGAGCCTTTATTTGATAAGTTGGATGCTGATATTGCGCATGCCATGATGGGTATTAATGCAGTGAAGGGCGTTGAGATTGGCTCTGGCTTTAGGTCAGTAGCGCAACGTGGCAGTGAGCATGGTGATGAATTGCATCCAGATGGATTTGCTAGCAATAATGCAGGCGGTACTTTAGGCGGTATCAGTACTGGCCAAGATTTGCGTGTATCGATTGCTATTAAGCCAACCTCCAGTATTTTGAGCCCAAAAGAATCGGTTGATTTAGATGGCAAACCTATTACTGTGCAAACTAAGGGTCGTCATGATCCTTGTGTTGGTATTCGCGCCACTCCAATTGCGGAAGCGATGTTAGCCTTAGTATTGATAGACCACGCTTTGCGTCATCGTGCCCAATGCGGCGATGTGAAACATGCTGTTCCGTCGATCCCTGCTGCACGTCCTGGCTCTGCAACGGATTAA
- a CDS encoding MFS transporter produces MTPSVRWAFGSFFFLYFAYVGLVSPYASLFFLDRGFSVIEIAILMSMLQITRIVGPFSWGWLSDYLSDRIGIIRFCACFAAVTFLSIFFLNSYIAFFIWMFVLHTILSSLMPLGESATVHALFKDNSFDKRYGRLRLWGSIGFIAMVLFAGELFQRKGIELYPIVGAVILAFLALVTFRLHEPKMERRKMVKGELLIVLFNPDVRWFLLSGFFMIFAHAALYVFYSLYLADLGYDKFQIGLFWALGVAAEVFFFYFQSKVLSRLDAEVVLQIAFGIGVFRFILMAFFPLTWVLILAQLMHAGTFGAHHSAATKLLQRWFTGSLQARGQALMATVSYGLGGTLGGLLAGWLWDATEPRNVFVMAALACGLGGMAIGKLRPRHYPPR; encoded by the coding sequence ATGACACCTTCAGTGCGCTGGGCCTTCGGGTCCTTTTTCTTTTTGTATTTCGCTTATGTTGGTTTAGTTTCTCCATACGCTAGCCTCTTTTTTCTAGATCGTGGTTTTAGCGTTATTGAGATTGCGATCTTAATGTCTATGCTGCAAATTACACGAATAGTGGGACCGTTCTCTTGGGGGTGGTTGTCGGACTACCTATCGGATCGCATCGGCATCATTCGCTTTTGCGCTTGCTTTGCGGCAGTTACTTTCTTAAGTATCTTTTTTCTCAATAGCTACATTGCTTTTTTTATTTGGATGTTTGTGCTGCACACCATCCTCAGTAGCTTGATGCCATTGGGTGAGTCGGCCACCGTACATGCTTTATTTAAAGACAATTCATTTGATAAGCGTTACGGTCGTTTGCGTTTATGGGGCTCAATTGGTTTTATTGCCATGGTCTTATTTGCGGGTGAATTATTTCAGCGCAAGGGCATCGAGCTTTACCCTATTGTGGGCGCGGTGATTTTGGCCTTCTTGGCGCTGGTCACCTTTCGCTTGCATGAGCCCAAGATGGAGCGTCGTAAGATGGTTAAGGGTGAACTGCTGATTGTTCTGTTTAATCCGGATGTGCGCTGGTTCTTGCTCTCAGGATTTTTTATGATCTTTGCGCATGCTGCTTTGTATGTGTTCTATTCGCTCTACCTCGCTGATTTAGGTTACGATAAATTCCAGATTGGTTTGTTTTGGGCCTTAGGCGTCGCAGCTGAAGTGTTCTTCTTTTACTTCCAAAGCAAGGTACTAAGTCGCTTAGATGCCGAAGTTGTTTTGCAAATCGCTTTTGGTATTGGCGTGTTTCGATTTATCTTGATGGCCTTCTTCCCGCTAACTTGGGTTCTGATTCTGGCTCAGCTCATGCACGCCGGTACTTTTGGCGCACACCACAGTGCGGCTACAAAACTATTGCAACGCTGGTTTACTGGCTCATTACAAGCACGAGGACAGGCTTTAATGGCAACCGTGTCTTATGGCTTAGGCGGAACGCTGGGTGGTTTACTTGCTGGTTGGTTATGGGATGCTACTGAGCCCCGCAATGTATTTGTGATGGCGGCTTTAGCCTGTGGTCTAGGAGGCATGGCGATTGGCAAATTGCGCCCTCGCCACTACCCCCCTAGGTAA